One region of Vitis vinifera cultivar Pinot Noir 40024 chromosome 1, ASM3070453v1 genomic DNA includes:
- the LOC132253768 gene encoding uncharacterized protein LOC132253768, with protein MAKTRGAQTPSPSARNTRPRTSTMRDSMSEAPQASAIPPSEGGMPPSPSQRRYETRRPPTTPEIAVICAHQDQLIATQTQHTAILRQIHQHLGILSPPEHDMPGTSEPTDPSQKAPPTFQIVPYEETTIVEIETSIQSTQSTTAEPSSSHDPHTTT; from the exons ATGGCCAAGACGAGAGGAGCCCAAACCCCATCTCCATCAGCTCGCAACACTAGACCGAGAACTTCAACTATGCGAGATTCCATGTCTGAGGCTCCACAGGCTTCTGCCATTCCACCTTCTGAGGGTGGAATGCCACCTAGTCCTTCTCAGCGTAGGTACGAGACTAGGAGACCACCCACTACACCTGAG ATAGCAGTCATATGTGCACATCAGGATCAGCTTATTGCCACGCAGACCCAACATACCGCCATCCTTAGGCAGATACACCAACATTTGGGTATTTTGTCGCCACCTGAGCATGATATGCCTGGTACATCAGAGCCTACAGATCCATCTCAGAAGGCTCCTCCAACATTTCAGATTGTGCCCTATGAGGAGACTACTATAGTAGAGATCGAGACTTCGATCCAGAGTACTCAATCTACCACAGCCGAGCCATCGTCTTCACACGATCCTCACACCACTACCTGA